From the genome of Colletotrichum higginsianum IMI 349063 chromosome 4, whole genome shotgun sequence, one region includes:
- a CDS encoding Aminotransferase class I and II translates to MVRIAAFEVEQWMDEYETTPGCLNIAETCAASVSVDDLVALSEDKRAPGPVDFSTKLVYGPIRGSVPLRRRVAALCGSQAGPTHRASSSPDLLDETDVLITQGAIGANFLLLYTLVGPGDHVICVYPTYQQLYGVPESLGADVSLWRLRRKNGFVPDVGELDDLVKPNTKMIIINNPNNPTGAPIPEPVLASIVAFAKARDIIVFSDEVYRPLFHDFFDNGDDASHVPPPITAFGYDKVVVTGSMSKSYALAGIRIGWIASRDKGIIQAVASARDYTTISVSQIDDQIASYALSKPVWGPLLRRNVALANTNKALLEAFVEKYKGTCSWVKPSAGTTAFVRFTHEGKPVDDVRFCLDVLNKTKVFFVPGSRCFGHGKDFAGYVRIGYVCHTEVLREALEKLGHYMDTDFSLAMS, encoded by the exons ATGGTCCGGATTGCAGCTTTTGAGGTCGAGCAATGGATGGACGAGTACGAGACCACCCCGGGCTGCCTCAACATCGCCGAGacctgcgccgcctccgtctccgtcgacgacctggtcGCCCTTTCCGAGGACAAGCGCGcgcccggccccgtcgacTTTTCCACCAAGCTGGTCTACGGCCCCATCCGCGGCTCCGTCCCGCTCCGTCGGAGGGTCGCCGCGCTTTGTGGCAGCCAAGCCGGCCCGACCCAccgcgcctcgtcgtcccccgATTTGCTCGATGAGACCGATGTGCTCATCACCCAGGGCGCCATCGGTGCCAACTTCTTGTTGCTATACACCCTCGTCGGCCCCGGCGACCATGTCATTTGCGTCTATCCCACATACCAGCAGCTCTACGGCGTTCCCGAGagtctcggcgccgacgtttCCTTGTGGAGGCTCAGGAGGAAGAATGGCTTTGTGCCtgacgtcggcgagctcgatGACCTCGTCAAGCCCAACACTAAG AtgatcatcatcaacaacccAAACAACCCCACCGGCGCACCAATCCCGGAGCCGGTCCTTGCCTCAATCGTCGCCTTTGCCAAGGCCCGAGACATCATTGTCTTCTCGGACGAGGTCTACCGACCCCTGTTCCATGACTTCTTtgacaacggcgacgacgcctcCCATGTCCCACCCCCGATCACGGCCTTCGGCTACGACAAGGTCGTCGTCACGGGCTCCATGTCCAAGTCctacgccctcgccggcatccGCATCGGCTGGATCGCGTCGCGGGACAAGGGCATCATCCAGGCGGTCGCCTCAGCGCGGGACTACACCACCATCAGCGTCTCGCAGATCGATGACCAGATCGCCTCGTACGCGCTGTCGAAGCCCGTCTGGGGCCCCTTGCTGAGGCGGAACGTCGCGCTTGCAAACACGAACAAGGCTCTCCTTGAGGCCTTTGTCGAGAAGTACAAGGGCACCTGTTCGTGGGTCAAGCCCAGCGCCGGCACGACAGCGTTTGTCCGGTTTACCCACGAGGGCAAgccggtcgacgacgtccgtTTCTGTCTGGACGTGCTCAACAAGACCAAGGTGTTTTTTGTCCCGGGGTCTAGGTGCTTCGGCCACGGGAAGGACTTCGCGGGCTACGTGAGGATTGGCTACGTCTGTCATACCGAGGTGCTCAGGGAGGCCCTGGAGAAACTCGGACACTACATGGACACTGATTTCTCATTGGCAATGAGCTAA